The genomic interval GATTTCGAATTGATCATTTCCGACAATGCTTCGACCGATGATACGGAGAAAGTATGCCGCGATTACGCCAAACAGGATGAACGTATTCGGTATATACGTCAGCCGATCAACCTCGGTGCCCCAGCCAATTGGAACTTTGTTGCCGTGCAGGCACGTGGCAAGTACTTTAAATGGTCCTCAGCCAACGATTACTGTGCGCCGGAAATGCTCGCGAGGTGTGTCGCGCCAATGGAAGCCGATCCGGGGATTGTCCTCTGCTACGGCAGAACCTGTTTGGTAGAAGAAGAAAGCGGCAGGCGCGAAGAATACTCGGGAGACTTTTCGGTGATCGAAGGCCGACCGCATGAACGTTTCAACACGCTTTGCCGCATGATCCGACTAAACAATGCGCAAAGCGGACTGATTCGAGTCGATGCCCTGCGCCGTACTCAGCTAGACCGCCATTACCCGGGAGGGGATGTCGTTCTCATGGCGGAATTAGCGCTACAGGGGCGATTCCTTTTGCTGCCAGAAATCCTGCTCTATCGGCGTATGGGTCGTGAGGCTTTTTCGAGCTTGCTGACCCCGGAGGAGATGGGTTTCTTTTTCGA from Terriglobales bacterium carries:
- a CDS encoding glycosyltransferase family 2 protein — encoded protein: MPPLISIGVPVYNGAGFLPQALDSLLGQTVADFELIISDNASTDDTEKVCRDYAKQDERIRYIRQPINLGAPANWNFVAVQARGKYFKWSSANDYCAPEMLARCVAPMEADPGIVLCYGRTCLVEEESGRREEYSGDFSVIEGRPHERFNTLCRMIRLNNAQSGLIRVDALRRTQLDRHYPGGDVVLMAELALQGRFLLLPEILLYRRMGREAFSSLLTPEEMGFFFDPQRRSKYDLRLLWLHLDFLVTVLRASLSLPEKLQTLALVARRAVWARSYLWAEFRAAILRKRDRRHA